One genomic region from Bactrocera tryoni isolate S06 chromosome 3, CSIRO_BtryS06_freeze2, whole genome shotgun sequence encodes:
- the LOC120770080 gene encoding jerky protein homolog-like: protein MPTKQRKSLQIRLNLHQKAEILRKLDEGIHGNRLALDYNVSKAAILKIKRKRHEILEAVANTHELATKKTLHKSEYPVLEARLYKWFLSQRQRNCAMSGPILKARAKLEFAKLHTGKQFHTSDGWLANFKKRFGIRHLKICGESLPSDKSGITPFILNFRAKMNEMEISDMQLYNANECGLFYRFLPDKTFVAANEKTAPGRKIAKDTITFMLCANA, encoded by the coding sequence ATGCCAACAAAGCAGAGAAAATCATTGCAAATCAGATTAAATTTGCATCAAAAAGCTGAGATTTTAAGAAAACTCGATGAAGGTATTCATGGAAATCGATTGGCGTTGGATTATAATGTATCTAAGGCGGCCATcttaaaaataaagagaaaacgTCATGAAATTTTGGAGGCAGTGGCAAACACACATGAACTTGCAACCAAGAAAACTTTACATAAATCGGAATATCCCGTTCTTGAGGCAAGGTTGTATAAATGGTTCTTAAGCCAAAGACAGCGTAATTGTGCAATGAGTGGTCCAATTTTAAAGGCAAGAGCCAAGCTCGAATTTGCCAAATTGCACACAGGAAAACAATTTCATACAAGTGATGGATGGCTTGCAAATTTCAAGAAAAGATTCGGTATTCGCCACTTAAAAATTTGTGGGGAAAGCCTCCCAAGCGACAAGTCAGGAATAACACCGTTCATTCTTAATTTCCGggcaaaaatgaatgaaatggaAATTTCGGACATGCAGCTTTATAACGCAAATGAATGTGGATTATTTTATCGTTTCCTGCCCGATAAAACATTTGTCGCGGCAAACGAAAAGACGGCACCTGGCCGAAAAATAGCAAAGGATACAATCACATTTATGTTGTGTGCGAACGCATAA